A window of the Bacillus sp. A301a_S52 genome harbors these coding sequences:
- the rapZ gene encoding RNase adapter RapZ, with the protein MTEKRLMNEIELVIITGMSGAGKTVAVQSFEDMGYFCVDNLPPALIPKFIDLVEGSGGKMQKVALVIDLRGREFFDDLFESINTLSSDSAVTPQIVFLDSKDATLVRRYKETRRSHPLAESGGPLEGITAERRILNDLKGQAQIIIDTSDLKPLELRERIIQRFSSGTKETFSVHLLSFGYKHGIPIDADLVIDVRFLPNPHYIDHMRPKTGLDKEVSDYVLKWNETQQFIQKLDDLLQYMLPHYKREGKSQLILAIGCTGGKHRSVTLAEYFKKRLSELDFYTYVTHRDAEKGKRET; encoded by the coding sequence ATGACAGAAAAACGATTAATGAACGAGATAGAATTAGTCATTATTACTGGGATGTCAGGAGCTGGAAAAACGGTTGCCGTACAGAGCTTTGAAGATATGGGTTATTTTTGTGTTGATAATCTGCCACCAGCTTTAATTCCAAAGTTTATTGATTTAGTAGAAGGATCAGGAGGCAAAATGCAAAAGGTCGCTCTCGTCATTGACTTGAGGGGTCGAGAATTTTTTGATGATTTATTTGAATCAATTAATACCCTTTCATCTGATTCAGCCGTCACACCACAAATTGTTTTCCTGGATTCCAAAGACGCAACTTTAGTGAGGCGCTATAAAGAAACAAGACGGTCTCATCCTCTTGCTGAGAGTGGTGGACCTTTGGAAGGGATAACAGCTGAAAGACGTATTTTAAATGATTTAAAAGGTCAAGCACAAATCATCATTGATACAAGTGACCTTAAACCGCTTGAATTACGTGAACGCATTATACAACGTTTTTCTTCTGGGACTAAGGAAACTTTCAGTGTTCATCTCTTGTCATTCGGCTATAAACATGGGATACCAATTGATGCAGACTTAGTTATTGATGTACGCTTTCTCCCAAACCCGCATTATATCGATCATATGCGGCCGAAAACGGGCCTTGATAAAGAAGTGTCAGATTATGTTTTGAAATGGAACGAAACCCAGCAATTTATTCAAAAATTAGATGATCTATTGCAATATATGCTCCCTCACTACAAACGGGAAGGTAAAAGTCAGCTTATTTTAGCCATTGGGTGTACAGGGGGGAAACACCGCTCTGTGACACTTGCTGAATATTTTAAAAAACGACTTTCTGAATTGGACTTTTATACGTATGTGACACACCGGGATGCTGAAAAAGGTAAACGAGAGACGTGA
- a CDS encoding 8-oxo-dGTP diphosphatase produces the protein MQRVTNSVLIKDGKVLLLKKPSRGWWVAPGGKMELRESILESATREYKEETGVLLQDPQLRGIFTFVIEENGEVVNEWMMFTFRSSDFSGHLLPVSPEGELAWIPIEQITDLPMAMGDYLIFEHVLTKQGMLYGTFTYNEDMELLSYRLEAEGEGAKTFKS, from the coding sequence GTGCAACGTGTCACAAATAGTGTATTAATAAAAGATGGAAAAGTGTTGTTGCTAAAAAAACCGAGCCGAGGCTGGTGGGTGGCCCCCGGAGGGAAAATGGAGTTAAGAGAATCCATTTTAGAAAGTGCCACAAGAGAATACAAAGAAGAAACAGGAGTATTATTACAAGATCCACAGTTAAGAGGGATTTTTACCTTTGTAATCGAAGAGAATGGTGAAGTGGTAAACGAATGGATGATGTTTACTTTTCGGTCAAGCGATTTTTCTGGTCATTTACTCCCTGTATCACCAGAAGGAGAGCTAGCCTGGATCCCTATAGAGCAAATTACTGACTTGCCGATGGCCATGGGCGACTATCTTATTTTTGAACATGTGCTGACAAAGCAAGGGATGTTGTATGGGACGTTTACGTACAATGAAGATATGGAACTGCTCTCCTACCGGTTGGAGGCAGAAGGAGAAGGTGCAAAAACATTTAAGTCGTAA
- the trxB gene encoding thioredoxin-disulfide reductase, producing MSEEKIYDVIIIGAGPAGMTAAVYTSRANLSTAMLERGMPGGQMANTEDVENYPGYDHILGPDLSTKMFDHAKKFGAEYIYGDVKEIIDGKEYKRIIAGNGEYKARAVIITTGAKYKKLGVPGEEELSGRGVSYCAVCDGAFFKEKELVVIGGGDSAVEEAVYLTRFASKVTVIHRRDELRAQKILQQRAFENEKIDFIWSHVVKEINGENGKVSSVTLIDKTDGSEKEFKTDGAFIYIGMLPINEPFMNLGITNEEGYVETNEDMETKVPGVFAAGDIREKMLRQIVTATGDGSIAAQSAQHYVESLLEELKKTEQV from the coding sequence ATGAGCGAGGAAAAAATTTATGATGTTATCATCATTGGGGCAGGTCCCGCAGGAATGACAGCAGCAGTCTACACATCCCGGGCAAATCTGAGCACTGCTATGTTAGAGCGGGGCATGCCGGGTGGCCAAATGGCTAATACTGAAGATGTTGAAAATTATCCAGGATATGATCATATATTAGGTCCTGATTTATCTACAAAAATGTTTGACCATGCTAAAAAATTCGGCGCTGAGTATATTTATGGCGATGTGAAAGAGATTATAGATGGAAAAGAATACAAACGAATTATTGCAGGAAATGGAGAATATAAAGCACGAGCAGTCATTATTACGACAGGCGCTAAATATAAAAAATTAGGTGTTCCTGGTGAAGAAGAATTGAGCGGTAGAGGTGTTTCTTATTGTGCCGTATGTGATGGTGCCTTCTTTAAGGAGAAAGAGCTTGTTGTTATTGGAGGGGGAGACTCAGCTGTTGAAGAGGCTGTTTATCTAACACGTTTTGCCAGCAAAGTAACTGTCATACACCGGAGAGATGAATTAAGAGCCCAGAAAATTCTACAGCAGAGAGCATTTGAAAATGAAAAAATTGACTTTATCTGGAGTCATGTCGTAAAAGAAATCAATGGAGAGAACGGCAAGGTGAGTAGTGTGACTCTCATTGATAAAACTGATGGATCAGAAAAAGAATTTAAGACCGACGGTGCGTTCATTTACATTGGAATGCTTCCTATTAACGAACCGTTTATGAATTTGGGAATTACAAATGAAGAAGGGTATGTAGAAACTAACGAAGATATGGAAACAAAAGTACCTGGAGTTTTTGCTGCAGGCGATATTCGTGAAAAGATGCTTAGACAAATTGTAACAGCAACAGGTGATGGCAGTATTGCAGCGCAATCTGCTCAGCATTATGTGGAGAGTCTTCTAGAAGAATTAAAAAAGACTGAACAGGTTTGA
- a CDS encoding tetratricopeptide repeat protein — MPEIETKAKKGRVIPFIQDGGYFYKKGIEAYQNKQIEKAIMHFERAIRLDPEEPVFMCQLAIVLSEQGNYDRSNEWLNKIKFDVDPYMSECYFFMANNLAHLGEFEEAKENLEEYLKMDEDGEFADDAESLLDMIEKQKDPARDFSPEHQKMHGGFHLIALLNRGDFPEAEQEARKLIGEEPDNWNMYVYLAESLIYQNKWEDAENILQNLLLKEEPNFLAQCLMAVLLHLKREPEAATWVKNLVNLRPIDAWDCHYLARALSMTGEYKTAFAWYDKLLGDYSLPKLPHITHQMAILSWHCGDLQTAKHIWEDIRQEDVKKQGLITYLLNEVEKGNKPSHDRRQFLYRSEVVEK, encoded by the coding sequence ATGCCAGAAATTGAAACAAAGGCAAAAAAAGGGCGCGTGATCCCTTTTATACAGGATGGTGGTTATTTTTATAAAAAAGGAATTGAAGCCTACCAAAATAAGCAAATTGAAAAAGCCATTATGCACTTTGAACGGGCTATCCGCTTAGATCCGGAAGAGCCTGTTTTTATGTGTCAGCTCGCTATTGTGTTATCAGAACAAGGAAATTACGACCGTTCAAATGAATGGCTTAACAAAATTAAGTTTGACGTAGACCCTTATATGAGTGAGTGCTATTTCTTTATGGCTAACAATCTCGCGCATTTAGGGGAATTTGAAGAGGCGAAAGAAAACTTAGAAGAATATTTAAAGATGGATGAGGATGGAGAATTTGCAGACGACGCAGAATCGCTTCTGGACATGATTGAAAAACAAAAGGATCCGGCCCGTGACTTTTCACCTGAGCATCAAAAAATGCATGGTGGATTCCACCTTATTGCATTATTAAATCGTGGAGATTTCCCAGAAGCTGAGCAAGAAGCACGGAAGCTAATTGGAGAAGAACCTGATAATTGGAATATGTATGTTTACCTTGCTGAATCCTTAATATACCAAAACAAATGGGAAGATGCAGAAAATATATTGCAGAATTTATTACTAAAAGAAGAACCTAATTTTCTTGCTCAATGTTTGATGGCAGTTTTACTCCATTTGAAGAGAGAACCAGAGGCAGCAACGTGGGTGAAAAACCTTGTGAACTTACGACCTATCGATGCGTGGGATTGTCACTATTTAGCGAGGGCATTAAGTATGACAGGAGAGTATAAAACTGCCTTTGCTTGGTATGATAAATTACTTGGTGACTATTCTCTACCAAAATTGCCTCATATTACGCATCAAATGGCGATTCTTTCCTGGCACTGTGGGGATCTACAGACTGCCAAGCACATTTGGGAAGACATTCGGCAGGAAGACGTTAAGAAGCAAGGATTAATAACGTATCTATTAAACGAGGTTGAGAAGGGAAACAAACCTTCTCATGATAGAAGACAATTCCTTTACCGCTCAGAAGTGGTGGAAAAATAG
- a CDS encoding bifunctional phosphoribosyl-AMP cyclohydrolase/phosphoribosyl-ATP diphosphatase HisIE: protein MNIDHLTFDEKGLIPAIVQDSQTKQVLTLAYMSKSSLAKTAQTGETWFYSRSRQELWHKGATSGNTQTVNEIRYDCDQDALVILVTPKGPACHKGDVSCFSEQLWAAAGKQSDRHGVVSPKRFAIIEELERIIAEREVTRPEGAYTTYLFNEGVDKILKKVGEEAAEVIIAAKNRDKEELTWESADLLYHWLVLLQEQKLSLDDVLQRLEDRHVKKK from the coding sequence ATGAACATTGATCACTTAACGTTTGACGAGAAAGGATTAATTCCTGCTATTGTCCAAGATAGTCAGACAAAGCAAGTTCTAACTTTGGCCTATATGTCCAAATCATCACTAGCAAAAACAGCTCAAACAGGTGAAACGTGGTTTTATAGCCGATCACGTCAAGAATTATGGCATAAAGGAGCCACATCTGGTAATACACAAACTGTGAATGAAATTCGCTATGATTGCGACCAAGATGCTCTTGTCATTTTAGTAACACCGAAAGGGCCGGCTTGCCATAAAGGAGATGTGAGCTGTTTCTCTGAGCAGCTTTGGGCAGCAGCGGGTAAACAATCAGACAGACATGGCGTCGTTTCCCCAAAAAGATTTGCCATCATTGAGGAGCTTGAACGTATTATTGCTGAGAGAGAGGTAACACGACCTGAAGGTGCATATACAACATATTTATTCAATGAAGGTGTGGATAAAATCTTAAAAAAAGTAGGAGAAGAAGCGGCAGAAGTCATTATAGCGGCAAAAAATCGCGACAAAGAAGAGCTTACTTGGGAGAGTGCGGATCTCCTTTATCATTGGCTTGTTCTACTTCAAGAACAAAAGCTTTCACTTGATGATGTTTTACAGAGGCTAGAAGACCGGCATGTGAAGAAAAAGTGA
- the hisF gene encoding imidazole glycerol phosphate synthase subunit HisF → MLTKRIIPCLDVKEGRVVKGVQFVNLRDAGDPVELAAFYDEQGADELVFLDISASHEGRETMVDVVEEVAGTLAIPFTVGGGINTLEDMKRILRAGADKVSLNTAAVTRPELIREGADFFGSQCIVVAIDAKWDDTLSSWLVYTHGGRRKTDWEVITWAQEAVSQGAGELLVTSMDEDGEKQGFDEALTKKVSEAVSVPVIASGGAGNQQHFYDVFTHGKADAALAASIFHYRETSVAEVKKFLKEKGLEIR, encoded by the coding sequence ATGCTTACGAAACGAATCATCCCATGTCTTGATGTGAAAGAAGGGAGAGTTGTAAAAGGCGTCCAGTTTGTCAACTTACGTGACGCTGGAGATCCTGTTGAATTAGCTGCCTTTTATGATGAGCAAGGGGCGGACGAATTAGTGTTCCTCGATATTTCAGCATCACATGAAGGCCGGGAAACAATGGTGGATGTTGTTGAAGAGGTGGCAGGAACACTTGCTATACCGTTCACTGTTGGGGGTGGCATTAATACGTTGGAAGATATGAAACGTATTTTACGCGCAGGTGCGGATAAAGTGTCGCTAAACACAGCAGCGGTAACAAGACCGGAGCTTATTCGTGAAGGCGCAGATTTTTTTGGGTCTCAATGCATTGTTGTGGCGATAGATGCAAAATGGGATGACACACTGTCGTCATGGCTCGTCTATACGCACGGTGGGCGAAGAAAGACTGATTGGGAAGTGATCACCTGGGCACAAGAAGCTGTTTCCCAAGGTGCAGGAGAACTTTTAGTCACTAGTATGGATGAAGATGGGGAAAAGCAAGGATTTGATGAGGCGCTAACGAAAAAAGTGAGTGAGGCAGTGTCTGTCCCTGTTATTGCATCTGGTGGTGCTGGTAACCAACAACATTTTTACGATGTATTTACACACGGCAAAGCAGATGCCGCATTAGCAGCCTCCATTTTTCATTACCGAGAAACGTCAGTAGCTGAAGTGAAAAAGTTCTTAAAAGAAAAGGGGCTGGAAATTCGATGA
- the hisA gene encoding 1-(5-phosphoribosyl)-5-[(5-phosphoribosylamino)methylideneamino]imidazole-4-carboxamide isomerase encodes MSKFTIYPAIDIRGGKCVRLMQGDYDKETIYGDSPFDMAARFENKGADWIHMVDLDGAKEGHPVNHADVIKTARELSANIQIGGGIRRQEDIETYLEAGVSRVILGSSAISDPEFVKNMLHVYGGKRIAIGIDARDGYVATHGWLQTSKVKAEELGKVLAEEGAETFIMTDISRDGMLSGPNVAAIASLGQATNKQVIASGGVSDLTDLKELLANKDSGIAGAIIGKALYTDRIHLEVALNEVNR; translated from the coding sequence ATGAGTAAGTTTACAATTTATCCAGCTATCGATATACGTGGTGGCAAATGTGTCCGACTTATGCAAGGGGATTATGATAAAGAAACCATCTATGGCGACTCTCCTTTTGACATGGCAGCACGTTTTGAAAATAAAGGTGCTGACTGGATCCATATGGTTGATCTGGATGGAGCGAAAGAAGGTCACCCAGTTAATCATGCAGACGTGATAAAAACAGCACGTGAGCTTTCTGCAAATATTCAAATTGGCGGAGGGATTAGACGCCAAGAAGATATAGAGACCTATCTAGAAGCAGGTGTATCTCGTGTCATTCTGGGAAGTTCAGCTATTTCTGACCCCGAATTTGTTAAAAACATGCTTCATGTATATGGCGGGAAGCGTATTGCAATCGGGATTGATGCAAGGGATGGCTATGTTGCGACACATGGTTGGCTACAAACATCTAAAGTAAAAGCAGAAGAGCTTGGGAAAGTATTGGCTGAGGAAGGTGCAGAAACGTTTATTATGACGGATATATCTAGAGACGGCATGCTATCAGGGCCAAATGTTGCGGCAATTGCTAGCTTAGGACAAGCAACAAACAAGCAGGTCATTGCTTCAGGTGGAGTCAGTGATTTAACCGATTTAAAAGAACTTTTAGCTAACAAGGATAGTGGTATAGCAGGTGCCATTATTGGAAAAGCACTCTACACTGATCGTATTCATCTTGAAGTGGCTCTAAATGAGGTGAATCGTTAA
- the hisH gene encoding imidazole glycerol phosphate synthase subunit HisH, with translation MIGIIDYGMGNLHSVTKALERLGHRCFLSEKPHELEKATQLILPGVGSFKDGMIELEKRKLDVFIKDWAKKENSLLGICLGMQLLFEKSEENGFSNGLGLLPGYVTRFKEGAYKIPHMGWNRLTFKDTTHPILHDVPEGHVYFVHSYFVNAKERDVLVATADYGGEQVPAVVAKKSVWATQFHPEKSSEVGMRMLRNYVNQKGVTTYE, from the coding sequence ATGATCGGCATTATTGATTATGGTATGGGAAACTTACACAGTGTCACAAAAGCGCTTGAAAGACTGGGGCATAGGTGCTTTCTTTCTGAAAAGCCTCACGAGCTTGAAAAGGCTACACAGCTCATATTACCGGGAGTAGGCTCCTTTAAAGATGGCATGATTGAGCTTGAAAAGAGAAAGCTTGATGTATTTATAAAAGACTGGGCAAAGAAAGAGAATTCTTTGCTTGGTATTTGCTTAGGTATGCAGTTATTATTTGAAAAAAGTGAGGAAAATGGCTTTTCAAATGGTTTGGGTCTACTTCCTGGGTACGTGACACGTTTTAAAGAAGGTGCATATAAAATTCCTCATATGGGGTGGAATCGGTTAACGTTTAAGGATACTACTCACCCAATCCTTCATGATGTCCCAGAAGGACACGTCTACTTTGTTCATTCTTATTTCGTCAACGCAAAAGAACGTGATGTCCTTGTGGCTACAGCTGACTATGGTGGGGAACAAGTACCAGCAGTCGTGGCGAAGAAATCGGTTTGGGCGACGCAATTTCACCCGGAAAAAAGCAGTGAGGTCGGGATGCGCATGCTGAGAAACTATGTGAATCAAAAAGGGGTGACAACCTATGAGTAA
- the hisB gene encoding imidazoleglycerol-phosphate dehydratase HisB has translation MEKRQVSKRRKTNETTIELTYSIDGDGTADLTTDVPFMTHMLDLFTKHGLFDLSLTANGDVDIDDHHTTEDIGIVLGEALKEALADKKGIRRYGNAFVPMDDALAQVVIDLSNRPHFELRGELPKAKVGTFDTELVEEFLWKLALEARMNLHVIIHYGTNTHHIIEAIFKALGRALDEATQLDPRVKGIPSTKGSLS, from the coding sequence ATGGAAAAGCGACAAGTAAGTAAAAGGCGAAAAACAAACGAAACAACGATTGAGCTAACATATTCAATTGATGGGGACGGAACAGCTGATTTAACGACAGATGTCCCTTTTATGACTCATATGCTCGATTTATTTACAAAGCATGGGTTATTTGATCTCAGCTTAACAGCAAACGGGGATGTGGACATTGATGATCATCATACAACAGAAGATATAGGAATTGTTCTAGGAGAAGCACTGAAAGAAGCATTAGCGGATAAAAAAGGGATTCGTCGCTATGGCAATGCTTTTGTTCCAATGGATGATGCTTTAGCCCAAGTAGTGATTGACTTGAGCAATCGTCCTCACTTTGAATTGCGTGGTGAATTGCCTAAAGCAAAAGTGGGCACGTTCGACACTGAGTTAGTCGAAGAATTTTTATGGAAACTAGCTTTAGAGGCCCGTATGAATCTCCACGTGATCATTCACTACGGGACGAATACTCATCATATTATTGAAGCCATTTTTAAAGCCCTCGGTCGTGCTCTAGATGAAGCAACACAATTAGACCCGCGAGTAAAAGGTATTCCTTCAACAAAAGGAAGTTTATCATGA
- the hisD gene encoding histidinol dehydrogenase has protein sequence MKIIPLKETVSLKRSIDQGTDQQRQSVTAILEDVKERGDKALQKYTLKFDEVEITNTLVSQEEISEAYDAISEETLTIIREAITNIRDFHVRQVQQSWMTTKEDGTILGQKVTPLDAVGVYVPGGRAAYPSSIIMNVVPAQVAGVKRIVMTSPPQKNNTLDNIVLVTAHELGVKEIHKVGGAQAIGALAYGTDSIEPVDKIVGPGNIYVALAKQLVFGVVAIDMIAGPSEIAVLADRTANSAYIAADLLSQAEHDPMATAILVTTDRALAEEVAQKVSEQLATLPKKAIAEEAIKHYGAIYLAETMEQAVEAVNELAAEHLEIQTEDPWVILPSIRHAGAIFLGEHSSEPVGDYFAGPNHVLPTNGTARFSSPLTVEDFTKKSSIISYSKQAIQSQASKIATFARLEHLEAHARAVEKRLED, from the coding sequence GTGAAGATTATACCTCTTAAAGAGACAGTTTCACTTAAACGTTCCATTGATCAAGGGACGGACCAACAACGTCAATCGGTGACTGCTATTCTTGAAGACGTCAAAGAAAGAGGGGATAAAGCCCTTCAAAAATATACATTAAAATTTGATGAAGTAGAGATAACCAATACTCTCGTATCACAAGAAGAAATATCTGAGGCGTATGACGCTATTTCTGAAGAAACGTTAACCATTATACGAGAAGCCATTACCAATATTCGAGATTTTCATGTCCGCCAAGTTCAGCAATCGTGGATGACGACGAAAGAGGATGGGACGATACTAGGTCAGAAAGTGACGCCGCTAGATGCTGTTGGTGTGTACGTGCCTGGAGGTAGAGCCGCCTATCCGTCTTCGATTATTATGAACGTCGTACCAGCTCAAGTTGCAGGAGTCAAGCGTATCGTCATGACATCGCCACCTCAGAAAAATAATACATTAGATAATATCGTGCTCGTGACAGCCCATGAATTAGGCGTAAAAGAAATTCACAAAGTAGGTGGTGCTCAAGCAATTGGGGCGTTAGCTTACGGAACGGATTCTATAGAGCCTGTAGATAAAATTGTCGGACCGGGAAATATTTATGTGGCACTTGCTAAACAACTTGTGTTCGGTGTTGTGGCCATTGATATGATTGCCGGGCCTAGTGAGATCGCTGTTTTAGCCGATCGTACGGCTAACTCAGCTTATATAGCGGCAGATTTATTATCACAAGCAGAGCACGATCCAATGGCCACAGCTATCCTTGTTACAACTGACCGAGCTTTAGCAGAGGAAGTAGCTCAAAAAGTATCGGAACAGTTGGCTACTTTACCGAAAAAAGCTATTGCAGAGGAAGCGATAAAACATTATGGCGCCATTTATTTAGCTGAAACGATGGAACAAGCTGTTGAAGCAGTCAATGAATTAGCCGCAGAACACTTGGAGATCCAAACGGAAGATCCGTGGGTAATTTTACCAAGTATCCGGCATGCAGGCGCTATCTTTCTGGGGGAGCATAGCTCAGAGCCAGTGGGAGATTACTTTGCTGGACCTAACCACGTTCTTCCCACAAATGGTACTGCACGATTTTCAAGTCCATTAACAGTTGAAGATTTTACGAAAAAATCAAGCATCATTTCCTATAGTAAACAGGCGATTCAGTCACAGGCATCTAAAATTGCAACCTTTGCTCGACTTGAACATCTGGAAGCCCACGCTCGAGCTGTGGAGAAGAGATTGGAGGATTAA
- a CDS encoding ATP phosphoribosyltransferase, with amino-acid sequence MSNECLTVAMPKGRIFEEAVELLREAGYPLPPEFEDSRKLIIEVPEAKMRFILAKPMDVPTYVEHGAADVGVAGKDVMIEEKRDVYEVLDLKISACYMAVAALPTYNRDYEVAPKIASKYPNLASEYFREQGEQVEIIKLNGSIELAPIIGLADRIVDIVSTGQTLKENGLVEIETMMPITSRFIVNPVSYRTKSTDIDDMVDRLADVINAKERSL; translated from the coding sequence ATGAGCAACGAATGTTTAACAGTAGCGATGCCTAAAGGTCGCATATTTGAAGAAGCAGTGGAACTGCTTAGAGAAGCGGGCTACCCTTTACCGCCGGAGTTCGAGGACTCCCGAAAGCTTATTATTGAAGTCCCTGAGGCGAAAATGAGATTTATTCTGGCGAAGCCCATGGATGTCCCAACTTATGTTGAACACGGTGCAGCCGATGTGGGTGTTGCAGGTAAAGATGTGATGATTGAGGAAAAACGAGATGTCTATGAAGTACTTGACTTAAAAATAAGTGCTTGTTACATGGCAGTTGCTGCTTTGCCTACCTATAATAGGGATTACGAAGTCGCTCCTAAAATTGCGTCTAAATATCCTAACCTTGCAAGTGAATATTTTCGGGAACAAGGTGAACAAGTGGAGATAATTAAGCTTAATGGTTCAATAGAACTGGCACCGATTATCGGCCTTGCAGATCGGATTGTGGATATCGTGTCCACAGGGCAAACTTTGAAAGAAAATGGACTAGTAGAAATAGAGACAATGATGCCTATTACATCACGCTTTATTGTCAACCCTGTAAGCTATCGCACAAAGTCAACTGATATTGATGATATGGTAGACCGGTTGGCTGATGTCATTAATGCGAAAGAGAGGAGTCTATAA
- a CDS encoding ATP phosphoribosyltransferase regulatory subunit has protein sequence MSKLFMFEKPLGMRDTLPELYQLKKQVKEAISKEMGLWGYVPIETPTLEFYETVGSASAILDQQLFKLLDQQGNTLVLRPDMTAPIARIAASTLKSANRPLRLTYEAPVFRAQQIEGGRPAEFEQVGVELIGDQSSSADAEVISLMIASLHCAGALQSKVAIGHIGFVNAFLMEVLGNETRVNHFRRHLYEKNYVGFRKEVEQLPLSSIDKQRLFKLLRLKGGPDIISEAKEIAESEEALNALKQLNHLFSILNTYELETNLIVDLNLVMHMSYYTGTVFEAYSEGLGYPVGSGGRYDHLLNEFDHPEAATGFGLRLDRLTEAIGQSEVSFNQDVCLIFSHDRRKEAMKKTKELRLQGHSVVMQELSGIKDVDAYSAQFEDVIYFVGTNGKGGAT, from the coding sequence ATGTCAAAGCTATTTATGTTCGAAAAACCGTTAGGAATGAGAGATACGCTCCCAGAGCTTTATCAACTCAAAAAGCAGGTTAAAGAAGCTATCTCTAAAGAAATGGGACTATGGGGGTATGTGCCAATTGAAACACCTACCTTGGAGTTTTATGAGACGGTGGGATCAGCCTCTGCGATCCTTGATCAGCAGTTATTTAAGTTGTTAGATCAACAAGGTAATACGCTCGTGCTTCGTCCTGATATGACAGCACCCATTGCAAGAATTGCAGCTTCTACCTTGAAGAGCGCTAACAGGCCACTACGTTTAACGTATGAAGCACCAGTATTTCGTGCTCAACAAATTGAAGGGGGAAGACCAGCTGAATTTGAACAAGTTGGTGTGGAGCTTATCGGCGATCAATCTAGCAGTGCTGATGCTGAAGTGATTTCCCTTATGATAGCATCTCTCCATTGTGCGGGCGCACTTCAAAGTAAGGTTGCTATTGGTCACATCGGCTTTGTAAATGCCTTTCTAATGGAAGTGTTAGGAAATGAAACGCGTGTCAATCACTTTAGACGGCATTTATACGAAAAAAATTATGTTGGCTTCCGAAAAGAGGTTGAACAATTGCCTCTTTCCTCAATTGATAAGCAACGACTTTTCAAATTGTTACGATTAAAAGGCGGCCCAGACATTATTTCAGAAGCAAAAGAGATTGCCGAGTCTGAGGAAGCACTTAACGCATTGAAACAGCTCAATCATTTATTCTCTATACTTAATACGTATGAATTGGAGACAAATTTAATCGTAGATTTAAATCTTGTGATGCATATGAGTTATTATACTGGAACCGTTTTTGAGGCCTATAGTGAAGGACTTGGTTATCCGGTAGGAAGTGGTGGCCGCTATGATCATTTACTTAATGAGTTTGATCACCCTGAAGCAGCTACGGGATTTGGGCTGAGACTTGACCGTTTAACTGAAGCGATTGGCCAAAGTGAGGTGTCTTTTAATCAAGATGTTTGCTTAATTTTCAGTCACGACCGCCGAAAGGAAGCGATGAAAAAAACGAAGGAGCTACGTCTGCAAGGTCACTCAGTGGTGATGCAGGAGTTAAGCGGTATTAAGGATGTCGATGCGTATTCCGCTCAGTTTGAAGACGTGATTTACTTTGTTGGAACAAATGGAAAAGGGGGTGCGACTTAA
- a CDS encoding acyltransferase — protein sequence MGRKTERYPVSEANSLWQVYKTVPFFKVVKNFIVIQVARYTPFLGVKNWLYRTFLRMEVGEKAAVALMVMMDVMFPEKITIGKNSVIGYNTTILAHEYLIKEYRLGRVTIGNNVMIGANTTILPGVTIGDGAIVSAGTLVHKDVPPGYFVGGNPMQLITDKRP from the coding sequence ATGGGCAGAAAGACAGAGCGTTATCCTGTCAGTGAGGCGAACTCATTGTGGCAAGTTTATAAAACAGTGCCTTTTTTTAAAGTAGTAAAGAATTTTATAGTCATTCAAGTGGCACGATATACGCCTTTCCTTGGTGTTAAGAACTGGTTATATCGGACTTTTTTGCGTATGGAAGTAGGGGAGAAAGCAGCTGTCGCATTAATGGTGATGATGGATGTGATGTTCCCCGAAAAAATTACGATAGGTAAAAACTCAGTCATTGGATATAACACAACTATTTTGGCTCATGAATATTTAATTAAAGAATACCGGCTTGGGCGTGTCACGATAGGAAATAATGTCATGATCGGAGCAAATACAACTATACTTCCAGGGGTCACGATTGGAGACGGTGCAATTGTATCAGCAGGGACTCTTGTTCACAAAGATGTTCCGCCAGGATATTTTGTGGGGGGAAACCCTATGCAACTTATCACAGATAAGCGTCCGTAA